From one Pseudomonas fluorescens genomic stretch:
- the hisI gene encoding phosphoribosyl-AMP cyclohydrolase yields the protein MKDWLDEINWNSDGLVPAIAQDHKTGRVLMMAWMNRESLALTAAEQRAIYWSRSRGKLWRKGEESGHVQKLHEMRLDCDADVIILMVEQLGHIACHTGRESCFYRVFEHGEWKTVDPVLKDPNAIYSAGH from the coding sequence ATGAAAGACTGGCTGGACGAGATCAACTGGAACAGCGATGGCCTGGTACCGGCTATCGCCCAGGACCACAAGACCGGGCGCGTGCTGATGATGGCCTGGATGAACCGCGAATCGCTGGCGCTTACCGCCGCTGAGCAGCGGGCCATCTACTGGTCACGTTCGCGTGGCAAACTGTGGCGCAAGGGCGAAGAATCAGGCCACGTGCAGAAGCTGCATGAAATGCGCCTGGACTGCGACGCCGACGTGATCATCCTGATGGTTGAACAACTGGGTCATATCGCCTGCCATACCGGCCGCGAAAGCTGCTTCTACCGGGTCTTCGAGCACGGTGAGTGGAAGACCGTCGATCCGGTCCTGAAGGACCCGAATGCCATCTACAGCGCAGGACACTGA
- a CDS encoding phosphoribosyl-ATP diphosphatase → MSDTLTRLAEVLEARKGAEPDSSYVASLYHKGLNKILEKLGEESVETIIAAKDAAHSGDCSDVIYETADLWFHSLVMLAQLGQHPQAVLDELDRRFGLSGHAEKAARQPSA, encoded by the coding sequence ATGAGCGACACCCTGACCCGCCTGGCCGAAGTACTGGAAGCGCGCAAAGGCGCCGAGCCCGACAGCTCGTACGTGGCCAGCCTGTATCACAAGGGCCTGAACAAGATTCTGGAAAAGCTCGGCGAAGAGTCGGTCGAGACCATCATCGCCGCCAAGGACGCCGCCCACAGCGGCGACTGCAGCGATGTCATCTACGAGACCGCCGATCTGTGGTTCCATAGCCTGGTCATGCTCGCCCAACTGGGCCAGCACCCGCAGGCGGTGCTGGACGAGCTGGACCGCCGTTTCGGCCTGTCCGGGCACGCCGAGAAAGCAGCGCGTCAGCCGTCGGCCTAA
- a CDS encoding twin-arginine translocase TatA/TatE family subunit, which translates to MGIFDWKHWIVLLVVVVLVFGTKKLKNFGSDLGESIKGFKKAMNEEETKPAEQTPPPVQPVQPQATSPLNQPQTIDGQAHKVEEPIRKD; encoded by the coding sequence ATGGGTATTTTTGACTGGAAACACTGGATCGTCCTGCTGGTCGTGGTGGTACTGGTGTTTGGTACCAAGAAGCTGAAGAACTTCGGCAGCGACCTGGGCGAATCGATCAAGGGTTTCAAGAAAGCCATGAACGAAGAAGAGACCAAGCCGGCCGAGCAGACACCCCCTCCGGTGCAACCCGTCCAGCCCCAGGCCACTTCGCCGCTGAACCAGCCGCAGACCATCGACGGCCAGGCCCACAAGGTCGAAGAGCCGATCAGGAAAGATTGA
- the tatB gene encoding Sec-independent protein translocase protein TatB — MFGISFSELLLVGLVALLVLGPERLPGAARTAGLWIGRLKRSFNAIKQEVEREIGADDIRRQLHNEHILSMEQEARKILNPDSVTPAPPVAPVASSEAAAAPAPVATEVTPPPTEPTQPPRAP; from the coding sequence ATGTTCGGGATCAGCTTCAGCGAACTGTTGCTCGTGGGCCTGGTGGCCCTGCTGGTGCTCGGCCCCGAGCGCCTGCCGGGTGCCGCGCGCACCGCCGGGCTGTGGATCGGCCGGCTCAAGCGCAGCTTCAATGCGATCAAGCAGGAGGTCGAGCGCGAAATCGGCGCCGACGACATCCGCCGTCAATTGCACAACGAGCACATCCTCTCCATGGAGCAGGAAGCGCGCAAGATTCTCAACCCCGACAGCGTAACTCCCGCGCCGCCTGTGGCCCCTGTGGCCAGTAGCGAAGCTGCTGCCGCGCCTGCCCCGGTCGCCACCGAGGTCACGCCGCCCCCCACCGAACCGACACAGCCCCCGCGAGCCCCATGA
- the tatC gene encoding twin-arginine translocase subunit TatC has translation MSDIPENDQPMPLVSHLTELRTRLLRCVAAIFLIFAGLFSFAQQIYTLVSAPLREHLPANATMIATDVASPFLTPFKLTMIVSLFLAIPLILQQIWGFIAPGLYRHEKRIAIPLLVSSIILFYAGMAFAYFLVFPLIFGFFASATPEGVSMMTDISSYLDFVMTLFFAFGVAFEIPVAVVLLVWIGVVDVKYLRKIRPYVIIGCFVVGMILTPPDIFSQTLLAVPMWLLFEIGVLFGGLIRKRSEHPQDAADDHNDQPPATQP, from the coding sequence ATGAGCGATATTCCGGAAAACGACCAGCCGATGCCGCTGGTTTCGCACCTCACCGAGTTGCGTACACGCCTGCTGCGCTGCGTCGCGGCCATCTTCCTGATCTTCGCCGGGCTGTTTTCCTTCGCGCAGCAGATCTACACCCTGGTCTCGGCGCCGTTGCGCGAACACCTGCCGGCCAACGCGACGATGATCGCCACCGACGTCGCCTCGCCGTTCCTGACGCCGTTCAAGCTGACCATGATCGTCTCGCTGTTCCTGGCCATTCCGCTGATCCTGCAGCAGATCTGGGGCTTCATCGCGCCAGGCCTGTACCGCCATGAAAAGCGCATCGCCATTCCGCTGCTGGTGTCGAGCATCATCCTGTTCTACGCCGGCATGGCCTTCGCCTATTTCCTGGTGTTCCCGCTGATCTTCGGCTTCTTCGCCAGCGCTACCCCGGAAGGGGTGTCGATGATGACGGACATTTCCAGCTACCTGGACTTCGTCATGACCCTGTTCTTCGCCTTCGGCGTGGCCTTCGAAATCCCGGTGGCCGTGGTCCTGCTGGTGTGGATCGGCGTGGTCGATGTGAAGTACCTGAGGAAGATCCGCCCGTACGTGATCATCGGCTGCTTCGTGGTCGGCATGATCCTCACCCCGCCGGACATCTTCTCGCAGACCCTGCTGGCGGTGCCGATGTGGCTGCTGTTCGAGATCGGCGTGCTGTTTGGCGGGTTGATCCGCAAGCGCAGCGAACACCCGCAAGATGCTGCCGACGACCACAACGACCAGCCGCCAGCGACCCAGCCGTGA
- a CDS encoding 16S rRNA (uracil(1498)-N(3))-methyltransferase: MNLLLLEEADFITADRVVLADRRFTHMQEIHRVAVGDSLRVGRIGGLMGQAEVLRLEGHEAELGVSFDQPPPAKLPLTLVLALPRPKMLRRVFQTVATMGVPKVILVNSYRVEKSFWQTPFLEPEAIREQLILGLEQTRDTVLPEVIIEKRFKPFVEDRLPAISAGTLGLVGHPGQYPPCPRGLNEPVTLAIGPEGGWIPYEIDLLGKAGLNPVQLGERILRVETAVTALLARLF, from the coding sequence GTGAACCTGCTGTTACTCGAAGAAGCCGATTTCATCACGGCCGACCGTGTGGTGCTGGCTGACCGGCGCTTTACCCACATGCAGGAAATCCATCGCGTGGCGGTGGGCGATAGCCTGCGCGTCGGGCGTATCGGCGGGCTGATGGGCCAGGCCGAAGTACTGCGCCTGGAAGGCCATGAAGCCGAGCTCGGGGTCAGCTTCGACCAGCCGCCTCCAGCCAAGCTGCCGCTGACCCTGGTGCTGGCCCTGCCACGCCCGAAAATGCTGCGCCGGGTGTTCCAGACCGTCGCCACCATGGGCGTGCCAAAGGTGATTCTGGTCAACAGCTACCGAGTCGAAAAGAGTTTCTGGCAAACCCCGTTCCTTGAGCCCGAAGCCATTCGCGAACAGCTGATCCTGGGCCTTGAGCAGACTCGCGATACCGTGCTGCCTGAAGTGATCATCGAGAAACGCTTCAAGCCCTTTGTCGAAGACCGCCTGCCGGCCATCAGCGCCGGCACCCTCGGCCTGGTCGGCCACCCAGGCCAGTATCCGCCCTGCCCGCGCGGCCTGAACGAGCCGGTGACCCTGGCCATCGGCCCGGAAGGCGGCTGGATACCCTACGAGATCGACCTGCTGGGCAAGGCCGGCTTGAACCCGGTACAACTCGGCGAGCGCATCCTGCGCGTGGAGACGGCGGTCACCGCACTGTTGGCACGCTTGTTCTGA
- a CDS encoding methyl-accepting chemotaxis protein: MNEMAATVQEVARNAEEASEAAVMADQQAREGDRVVGEAIAQIERLASEVNHSSEAMGQLKAESDKIGSVLDVIKSVAQQTNLLALNAAIEAARAGEAGRGFAVVADEVRSLAQRTQQSTEEIEQLIAGLQNGTQQVASVMDASRGLTDSSVELTRRAGTSLETITRTVSSIQAMNQQIAAAAEQQSAVAEEINRSVMNVRDVSDQTSAASEETAASSVELARLGTHLQTLVGKFQL, encoded by the coding sequence ATGAACGAAATGGCCGCTACCGTGCAAGAGGTCGCGCGCAATGCCGAGGAAGCCTCTGAGGCGGCGGTGATGGCCGATCAACAGGCCCGCGAAGGTGATCGGGTGGTCGGCGAAGCCATTGCCCAGATCGAGCGCCTGGCCAGCGAGGTCAACCACTCCAGCGAAGCCATGGGCCAGCTCAAGGCTGAAAGCGACAAGATCGGCAGTGTGCTCGATGTGATCAAGTCGGTGGCCCAGCAGACCAACCTGCTGGCCCTCAACGCCGCCATCGAAGCCGCTCGCGCCGGGGAAGCCGGGCGTGGCTTCGCCGTGGTGGCCGATGAAGTGCGCAGCCTGGCCCAGCGCACCCAGCAGTCCACCGAAGAGATCGAGCAATTGATCGCCGGCCTGCAGAACGGCACCCAGCAGGTGGCCTCGGTCATGGACGCCAGCCGCGGCCTGACTGACAGCAGCGTCGAGCTGACCCGCCGCGCCGGCACCTCGCTGGAAACCATCACCCGCACCGTGTCATCGATCCAGGCGATGAACCAGCAGATCGCCGCAGCGGCCGAGCAGCAAAGCGCGGTGGCCGAAGAGATCAACCGTAGCGTGATGAATGTGCGCGATGTGTCGGACCAGACCTCGGCCGCCAGTGAAGAGACCGCGGCCTCCAGCGTTGAGCTGGCGCGGTTGGGGACGCATTTGCAGACGCTGGTCGGCAAGTTCCAGCTGTAG
- a CDS encoding amino acid ABC transporter ATP-binding protein, which yields MIEVRDLVKVFDTRGQVVRAVDHVSTDVAKGEVLVVLGPSGSGKSTFLRCLNGLESFDEGTVAIDGLQLADPKTDVNAYRREVGMVFQHFNLFPHMTVLENLCLAQKVVRKRGKAEREAKARALLEKVGIAQKANEYPSRLSGGQQQRVAIARALAMDPKVMLFDEPTSALDPEMVGEVLDVMKTLALEGMTMVCVTHEMGFAREVADRVLFFDHGKLLEDSPPEAFFTSPKDLRAQAFLRQVL from the coding sequence GTGATTGAAGTCCGTGACCTGGTAAAAGTCTTCGACACCCGTGGGCAGGTGGTGCGCGCGGTCGATCACGTCAGCACCGACGTGGCCAAGGGTGAAGTGCTGGTGGTGCTCGGCCCTTCGGGCTCGGGCAAGTCGACCTTCCTGCGCTGCCTCAACGGCCTGGAGTCGTTCGACGAAGGCACCGTGGCCATCGACGGTCTGCAACTGGCCGACCCCAAGACCGACGTTAACGCCTACCGCCGCGAAGTCGGCATGGTGTTCCAGCATTTCAACCTGTTCCCGCACATGACCGTGCTGGAGAACCTGTGCCTGGCGCAGAAGGTCGTGCGCAAGCGCGGCAAGGCCGAGCGCGAGGCCAAGGCCCGGGCGTTGCTGGAGAAGGTCGGTATCGCCCAGAAGGCCAACGAGTATCCATCACGCCTGTCTGGTGGTCAGCAGCAGCGGGTAGCGATTGCCCGCGCCCTGGCCATGGACCCCAAGGTAATGCTGTTCGATGAGCCAACCTCGGCGCTCGACCCGGAAATGGTCGGCGAAGTGCTCGATGTGATGAAGACCCTGGCCCTGGAAGGCATGACCATGGTTTGCGTGACCCACGAAATGGGCTTTGCCCGGGAAGTGGCAGATCGGGTGCTGTTCTTTGATCACGGCAAGCTGCTGGAAGATTCGCCGCCGGAGGCATTCTTCACCTCGCCCAAGGACCTGCGCGCCCAGGCGTTTTTGCGCCAGGTGCTTTAG
- a CDS encoding amino acid ABC transporter permease, giving the protein MIKHKKAQWPWHGLTALVLIGLAISLYYATSLMSYEWRWNRVPQYFAYQAEVAQRVSENGTIEAIVSKGDMASVTVRDESGGEQVFEVEQASVQLSRGDDVAEGDLIGVTHHWAAGPLAWGLWTTVWISVASGVLGLLIGLFAGLCRLSNNPTLRDLSTVYVELVRGTPLLVQIFIFYFFIGTVLNLSREFAGVAALALFTGAYVAEIVRAGVQSITKGQGEAARSLGLSAGQSMRHVVLPQAFKRVLPPLAGQFISLVKDTSLVSVIAITELTKSGREAITTSFSTFEIWFCVAGLYLLINLPLSHMASRLERRLAQSD; this is encoded by the coding sequence GTGATCAAACACAAGAAAGCCCAGTGGCCCTGGCACGGGCTGACCGCGCTGGTCCTGATTGGCCTGGCGATCAGCCTGTATTACGCGACATCGCTGATGTCCTACGAGTGGCGCTGGAACCGGGTACCGCAATACTTCGCCTACCAGGCAGAAGTTGCCCAGCGCGTCAGCGAAAACGGCACCATCGAAGCCATCGTCAGCAAGGGCGACATGGCCAGCGTCACCGTCCGTGACGAGAGCGGTGGCGAGCAGGTCTTCGAGGTCGAGCAGGCCAGCGTGCAACTGTCGCGCGGCGACGATGTGGCTGAAGGCGACCTGATCGGCGTGACTCATCACTGGGCCGCCGGCCCGTTGGCCTGGGGCTTGTGGACCACGGTGTGGATCTCGGTCGCCTCCGGCGTGCTGGGGCTGTTGATTGGCCTGTTTGCCGGGCTCTGCCGGCTGTCGAACAACCCGACCCTGCGCGACCTGTCGACGGTCTACGTCGAACTGGTGCGCGGTACGCCGCTGCTGGTGCAGATTTTCATCTTCTACTTCTTTATCGGCACCGTGCTCAACCTGTCCCGGGAGTTTGCCGGCGTGGCGGCGCTGGCGCTGTTTACCGGCGCCTATGTCGCTGAGATCGTCCGCGCCGGTGTGCAGTCGATCACCAAGGGCCAAGGTGAGGCTGCCCGTTCGCTGGGCCTGAGCGCTGGCCAGTCGATGCGCCACGTGGTGTTGCCGCAAGCCTTCAAACGCGTGCTGCCGCCGCTGGCCGGGCAGTTCATCAGCCTGGTCAAGGACACCTCGCTGGTCTCGGTGATCGCCATCACCGAACTGACCAAAAGCGGTCGCGAGGCAATCACCACCTCGTTCTCGACGTTCGAGATCTGGTTCTGCGTCGCCGGCCTGTACCTGTTGATCAACCTGCCGCTGTCGCACATGGCCAGCCGGCTTGAGCGGAGGCTTGCGCAAAGTGATTGA
- a CDS encoding transporter substrate-binding domain-containing protein, producing the protein MKKYLSMLLVGVTALVAVSAAQAAGAIDDAVKRGTLRVGMDPTYMPFQMTNKRGEIIGFEVDILKAMAKSMGVKLEMVSTAYDGIIPALMTDKFDMIGSGMTLTQERNLKLNFSEPFIVVGQTLLIRKELADEIKSYKDLNNEKYRLTSKLGTTGEMVAKKLIGKAKYHGYDNEQEAVMDVVNGKADAFVYDAPYNVVAVNKAGAGKLLFLDKPFTFEPLAFGLKKGDYDSLNFINNFLHQIKHDGTYDRIHDKWFKDTAWLKDME; encoded by the coding sequence ATTAAGAAGTATCTGTCGATGCTGCTGGTCGGCGTCACGGCGCTGGTCGCGGTGAGTGCGGCCCAGGCGGCCGGTGCCATCGATGACGCGGTCAAGCGCGGCACCCTGCGTGTCGGCATGGACCCTACCTACATGCCGTTCCAGATGACCAACAAGCGCGGCGAGATCATCGGCTTCGAGGTCGATATCCTCAAGGCCATGGCCAAGTCCATGGGCGTCAAGCTGGAGATGGTCTCCACTGCCTACGACGGCATCATCCCGGCGCTGATGACCGACAAGTTCGACATGATCGGCAGCGGCATGACCCTGACCCAGGAACGCAACCTCAAGCTCAACTTCAGCGAACCCTTCATCGTTGTCGGCCAGACCCTGCTGATCCGCAAGGAACTGGCTGACGAGATCAAGTCCTACAAAGACCTGAACAACGAGAAGTACCGCCTGACTTCCAAGCTCGGCACCACCGGCGAGATGGTCGCCAAGAAGCTGATCGGCAAGGCCAAGTACCATGGCTACGACAACGAGCAGGAAGCGGTGATGGACGTGGTCAACGGCAAGGCCGACGCCTTCGTCTATGACGCGCCGTACAACGTCGTGGCCGTGAACAAGGCCGGCGCCGGCAAGCTGCTGTTCCTCGACAAGCCGTTCACCTTCGAGCCGCTGGCCTTCGGCCTGAAGAAGGGCGACTACGACAGCCTCAACTTCATCAACAACTTTCTGCACCAGATCAAGCACGACGGTACCTACGATCGAATCCACGACAAGTGGTTCAAGGACACCGCCTGGCTCAAGGACATGGAATAA
- the mdoH gene encoding glucans biosynthesis glucosyltransferase MdoH, with amino-acid sequence MSNAHTRPESLSEYLAHLPLSDEQRAELARCSSFSELHQRLSAQPGADAAEAVQASVGERLHVTCAEELQDAEMLAVDGSGRVCLKATPPIRRTRVIPEPWRTNILIRAWRRLTGRTNAPAPEKRELPKARWRWVGSMRRYILLALMLGQTIVAGWYMKGILPYQGWSFVDLDEVMHQPLLQTATQVWPYALQTSILILFGILFCWVSAGFWTALMGFLELLTGRDKYRISGSSAGNEPIEAGARTAIVMPICNEDVPRVFAGLRATFESVAATGDLDRFDFFVLSDTNDTDIAVAEQQAWLEVCRESKGFGRIFYRRRRRRVKRKSGNLDDFCRRWGGDYRYMVVLDADSVMSGECLTSLVRLMEANPDAGIIQTAPKASGMDTLYARMQQFATRVYGPLFTAGLHFWQLGESHYWGHNAIIRMKPFIEHCALAPLPGKGAFAGAILSHDFVEAALMRRAGWGVWIAYDLPGSYEELPPNLLDELKRDRRWCHGNLMNFRLFLVKGMHPVHRAVFLTGVMSYLSAPLWFFFLVLSTALLATNTLMEPQYFLEPRQLYPLWPQWHPEKAIALFSTTIVLLFLPKLLSVILIWAKGAKEFGGRFKVTVSMLLEMLFSMLLAPVRMIFHTRFVLAAFLGWAATWNSPQRDDDSTPWSEAVRRHGPQTLLGVAWALLVAWLNPSFLWWLVPIVGSLMLSIPVSVISSRVHLGLRAKDESLFLIPEEYATPQELLATDRYTHENRWHAMHDGFVRAVVDPQQNALACALATARHGVAAPIEALRAERIAKALEVGPSDLDGNTRLALLSDPVALARLHTAVWDQHNEAWLNVWRQSIANDPHSPLLPLHPEPAAQPSMASA; translated from the coding sequence ATGAGTAATGCCCATACCCGGCCAGAATCGCTTAGCGAGTACCTGGCCCACCTGCCCCTGAGCGACGAGCAGCGCGCGGAACTCGCCCGCTGCTCCTCGTTCAGCGAGTTGCATCAACGCCTGTCTGCCCAGCCGGGCGCCGACGCTGCCGAGGCCGTCCAGGCCTCGGTGGGCGAGCGCCTGCACGTGACCTGCGCCGAAGAGCTGCAAGACGCCGAGATGCTCGCGGTGGACGGCAGCGGCCGGGTGTGCCTGAAGGCCACGCCGCCGATTCGTCGCACCCGGGTAATCCCCGAGCCGTGGCGGACCAATATCCTGATCCGTGCCTGGCGCCGCCTGACCGGCCGTACCAACGCGCCGGCCCCGGAAAAACGCGAGCTGCCCAAGGCGCGCTGGCGCTGGGTCGGCTCGATGCGCCGCTACATCCTGCTGGCGCTGATGCTCGGTCAGACCATCGTCGCCGGCTGGTACATGAAGGGCATCCTGCCGTACCAGGGCTGGTCGTTCGTCGATCTCGACGAAGTCATGCACCAGCCGCTGCTGCAAACCGCCACGCAAGTCTGGCCGTATGCGCTGCAGACCAGCATCCTGATCCTCTTCGGGATCCTCTTCTGCTGGGTCTCGGCGGGTTTCTGGACCGCGCTGATGGGCTTCCTGGAGCTGCTCACCGGGCGTGACAAATACCGCATCTCCGGCAGCAGTGCCGGCAACGAGCCGATCGAAGCCGGTGCCCGCACCGCGATCGTCATGCCGATCTGCAACGAAGACGTGCCGCGAGTATTCGCCGGCCTGCGGGCGACCTTCGAGTCGGTGGCCGCCACCGGTGACCTCGACCGTTTCGACTTCTTCGTGCTCAGCGACACCAACGACACCGACATCGCCGTGGCCGAGCAGCAGGCCTGGCTGGAAGTCTGCCGTGAGTCCAAGGGCTTCGGGCGGATTTTCTACCGCCGCCGTCGCCGCCGGGTCAAACGCAAGAGCGGCAACCTAGACGACTTCTGTCGTCGCTGGGGCGGCGATTACCGCTACATGGTGGTGCTCGACGCCGACAGCGTGATGAGCGGCGAATGCCTGACCAGCCTGGTGCGCCTGATGGAAGCCAACCCGGACGCTGGGATCATCCAGACCGCGCCGAAAGCCTCGGGCATGGATACCCTGTATGCGCGCATGCAGCAGTTTGCCACCCGCGTCTACGGCCCGCTGTTTACTGCCGGCCTGCACTTCTGGCAGCTCGGTGAGTCGCACTATTGGGGGCACAACGCGATCATCCGCATGAAGCCCTTTATCGAGCACTGCGCCCTGGCGCCGTTGCCGGGCAAGGGCGCCTTTGCCGGTGCCATCCTCTCCCACGACTTTGTTGAAGCGGCGCTGATGCGTCGAGCCGGCTGGGGCGTGTGGATTGCTTACGACCTGCCGGGCAGCTACGAAGAGCTGCCGCCGAACCTGCTCGACGAGCTCAAGCGCGACCGGCGCTGGTGCCACGGCAACCTGATGAACTTCCGCCTGTTCCTGGTCAAGGGCATGCACCCGGTGCACCGTGCGGTGTTCCTCACCGGAGTGATGTCGTACCTGTCGGCGCCGTTGTGGTTCTTCTTCCTGGTGCTGTCGACCGCGTTGCTGGCGACCAATACCCTGATGGAACCGCAGTACTTCCTCGAGCCGCGCCAGCTTTACCCGTTGTGGCCGCAGTGGCACCCGGAGAAGGCCATTGCGCTGTTCTCCACCACCATCGTGCTGTTGTTCCTGCCCAAGCTGCTCAGCGTCATCCTGATCTGGGCCAAGGGTGCGAAAGAGTTCGGCGGGCGCTTCAAGGTGACTGTGTCGATGCTGCTGGAGATGCTCTTCTCCATGCTCTTGGCGCCGGTGCGGATGATTTTCCACACCCGCTTCGTGCTCGCCGCGTTCCTCGGCTGGGCTGCGACCTGGAACTCGCCGCAGCGTGACGACGACTCCACCCCGTGGAGCGAGGCGGTACGCCGCCATGGTCCGCAAACCTTGCTGGGTGTGGCCTGGGCGCTGCTGGTGGCCTGGCTTAACCCGAGCTTCCTGTGGTGGCTGGTGCCGATCGTCGGTTCGCTGATGCTGTCGATCCCGGTGTCGGTAATCTCCAGCCGCGTGCACCTGGGCCTGCGCGCCAAGGACGAAAGCCTGTTCCTGATCCCCGAGGAATACGCCACGCCGCAGGAGCTGCTGGCTACCGACCGGTACACCCACGAGAACCGCTGGCACGCCATGCACGACGGGTTTGTTCGTGCCGTGGTCGACCCGCAGCAGAATGCCCTGGCCTGTGCCCTGGCCACCGCACGCCACGGCGTTGCGGCACCGATCGAGGCACTGCGTGCCGAGCGTATCGCCAAGGCCCTGGAAGTCGGCCCGAGCGACCTGGACGGCAATACCCGCCTGGCCTTGCTCAGCGACCCGGTCGCCCTGGCACGCCTGCACACCGCGGTCTGGGATCAGCACAACGAGGCCTGGTTGAACGTCTGGCGCCAGTCGATCGCCAACGATCCGCACTCGCCGCTGCTGCCGCTGCATCCGGAGCCTGCGGCGCAGCCTTCGATGGCCAGTGCGTGA
- a CDS encoding glucan biosynthesis protein G, whose product MIVSPCNAPRTPGIRLRKALLAGATLVSLLGAGQLWAFNLDDVAAKAKDLAGQKYEAPKSNLPAVFRDMKYADYQKIRFLNEKAEWAKDKTPFKLSFYHQGMHFDTPVKINEVTAKVVKEIKYDPSRFDFGDLQFDAKATEKLGYAGFRVLYPINKADKQDEIMTLLGASYFRVVGKGHVYGLSARGLAIDTALPSGEEFPRFTEFWVERPKPTDKQLVIYALLDSPRSTGAYRLTLRPGSDTIVDVQSKVFLRDHVSRLGIAPLTSMFLFGGNQPSKVLNYRPALHDSEGLSIHAGNGEWLWRPLNNPKHLAVSNFSVENPRGFGLLQRQREFSQFEDLDDNYQKRPSAWIEPVGDWGKGTVDLVEIPTADETNDNIVAFWSPEKLPEPGTPFEYAYRLHWTIDESEFHSPNLGWVKQTLRSTGDVKQSNLIRQPDGSVAFLVDFVGPVLAKLPEDTAVRSQVSVGDNAEVVENNLRYNPQIKGWRLTLRLKVKDASKSVEMRAALLRDVPVEPAKPAKPSKQDKAAAKHAKADKPAEQPAADAASTTGAPATTEQVLTETWSYQLPADE is encoded by the coding sequence GTGATTGTAAGTCCCTGTAATGCACCAAGAACTCCCGGCATTCGGCTGCGCAAGGCCCTGTTGGCAGGCGCAACGCTGGTAAGCCTGCTCGGCGCAGGCCAGCTCTGGGCGTTCAACCTTGACGATGTCGCGGCCAAGGCGAAAGATCTGGCCGGGCAAAAGTACGAAGCGCCGAAAAGCAATCTGCCGGCGGTGTTCCGTGACATGAAATACGCGGACTACCAGAAAATCCGCTTCCTCAATGAGAAAGCCGAGTGGGCCAAGGACAAGACGCCGTTCAAGCTGTCCTTCTACCATCAGGGCATGCATTTCGACACGCCGGTCAAGATCAACGAAGTCACCGCCAAGGTCGTGAAAGAGATCAAGTACGACCCGAGCCGCTTCGATTTCGGCGATCTGCAGTTCGATGCCAAGGCGACCGAAAAACTGGGTTACGCCGGTTTCCGCGTGCTCTACCCGATCAACAAGGCCGACAAGCAGGATGAAATCATGACCCTGCTTGGCGCCAGCTATTTCCGCGTGGTCGGCAAGGGCCATGTGTATGGCCTGTCCGCCCGTGGCCTGGCGATCGACACCGCGCTGCCGTCGGGCGAGGAGTTCCCGCGTTTCACCGAGTTCTGGGTTGAGCGTCCGAAACCCACCGACAAGCAACTGGTGATCTACGCGCTGCTCGATTCGCCGCGCTCCACCGGTGCCTACCGCCTGACCCTGCGTCCGGGCAGCGACACCATTGTCGACGTGCAGTCCAAGGTGTTCCTGCGTGACCACGTCAGCCGCCTGGGCATCGCCCCGCTGACCAGCATGTTCCTGTTCGGCGGCAACCAGCCGTCCAAGGTGCTCAACTACCGTCCGGCCCTGCACGACTCCGAAGGCCTGTCGATCCACGCTGGCAACGGCGAGTGGCTGTGGCGCCCGCTGAACAACCCGAAACACCTGGCCGTGAGCAACTTCAGTGTCGAGAACCCGCGTGGTTTTGGCCTGCTGCAGCGCCAACGTGAGTTCAGCCAGTTCGAAGACCTCGACGACAACTACCAGAAGCGTCCAAGCGCCTGGATCGAACCGGTCGGTGACTGGGGCAAGGGTACCGTCGACCTGGTCGAGATCCCGACTGCCGACGAGACCAACGACAACATCGTGGCCTTCTGGAGCCCGGAGAAACTGCCGGAGCCAGGCACCCCGTTCGAATACGCCTACCGCCTGCACTGGACCATCGACGAGTCCGAGTTCCACTCGCCGAACCTGGGCTGGGTCAAGCAGACCCTGCGTTCGACCGGTGACGTCAAGCAGTCCAACCTGATCCGCCAGCCCGATGGCAGCGTTGCCTTCCTGGTCGACTTCGTAGGCCCGGTGCTGGCCAAACTGCCGGAAGACACCGCAGTGCGTAGCCAGGTCAGCGTTGGCGACAATGCCGAAGTGGTCGAGAACAATCTGCGTTACAACCCGCAAATCAAAGGCTGGCGCCTGACCCTGCGGTTGAAGGTCAAGGATGCGAGCAAGTCCGTGGAAATGCGCGCGGCCCTGCTGCGTGACGTTCCGGTCGAGCCGGCCAAGCCTGCCAAACCAAGCAAGCAGGACAAAGCCGCGGCCAAACACGCCAAGGCCGACAAGCCTGCCGAGCAACCTGCCGCCGACGCGGCGTCCACCACCGGGGCACCGGCCACCACCGAACAGGTGTTGACCGAGACCTGGAGCTATCAGTTGCCTGCCGATGAGTAA